In Rhodospirillaceae bacterium, the following proteins share a genomic window:
- a CDS encoding universal stress protein: protein MSEEKEFTFLCVVDESEELSQALRFSCARAKRVGGRVSLLYVIEPAEFQHWATVGDLMREERRQEAEELLSVISAIVQKRTGKMPLVYIREGIMYEQLMELIEEELDISLLVLGAATGSEGPGPLVSYLVQKMAGRLRIPVTVVPGSLSDEEIEAIT, encoded by the coding sequence ATGAGCGAAGAAAAAGAATTTACCTTCCTGTGCGTTGTCGATGAGAGCGAAGAGCTTTCACAGGCACTGCGTTTCTCGTGCGCACGTGCCAAGCGCGTCGGTGGACGGGTGTCGCTGCTGTACGTTATTGAGCCTGCCGAATTCCAGCATTGGGCGACGGTTGGCGATCTGATGCGCGAAGAAAGACGTCAGGAGGCAGAAGAACTGCTGAGCGTCATTTCCGCCATTGTCCAGAAACGCACCGGGAAAATGCCGCTGGTTTATATCCGCGAAGGCATCATGTACGAACAGCTGATGGAATTAATCGAAGAAGAACTGGATATTTCACTACTGGTTCTGGGTGCAGCCACCGGATCGGAAGGCCCGGGCCCACTTGTTTCTTACCTTGTGCAGAAGATGGCCGGTCGTTTGAGAATTCCCGTCACCGTTGTTCCCGGTAGCCTCAGCGACGAAGAAATCGAAGCGATTACATAG